DNA sequence from the Manihot esculenta cultivar AM560-2 chromosome 11, M.esculenta_v8, whole genome shotgun sequence genome:
TGATACTCATTCTGCGCTCATGCTACCACCTTGAGCATGATGCCATCCAGGAATTCCGAACTCGTATTCGTTTGTTCCTGATTTAAAACGGCAAGAGATTACAAAGTATACAAGTTCGGCAACACGCAGGCGGCAGTTGGGTTCTTGTTGTGCTATAAGATTCCGTTCAGAAGCACCCGCCTTGTAAATCGAGGCACAAGCGGGTAGAAGTCAAAAGGTTGTTAATTTCAACGGGTTGGTAGTGCGGGTATTTTTCAcactagtatatatatatatattttcctaTTCCTCGTCTTAGGCATAAcattttcattttatatatatttttttctatttttatgggGGGGCATGATGATGAGGCCCTTGCACGTGATGGTGAGGTATGTAATATTCAAGTCTTTGTGAGCGTCCCTGTATCATAGAGGTGTTGTAACCTGTGTAATTTTCATTTGTCTTCGTTACAATGTAATTTGTGTGGTGACAAGAAACATTTGGAAGTTTTGGTTAGAAATGACAAAGCCCGCCGTCCAACTGCAAATTGCAGTTGGGCTGGCTTAATGTGAGAATTTTGTATTTGCTCTGCTGCGTTTCTCTGTTTTCCATTATAAATTCTATTCTATTTATGGCAACTGATCGTTTCCTCATATCTTCTGAATGCAAGCAATCCTATTTGTTATCCCGTAAACGGTCAAGTACATATTTTGGGACGATAATAGTTATTTTTGTACTACAAACAATCACTCAAGTTAAgatttatacttgaaaagtcTGAGGTCTAAGAATTCGGGCAATTTACAAGGTCTGAAATTGGGTATGAACCTATTCTTCttttcaggaaaaaaaaaagaagtcgAGAATCTATATGGGTCACGGTTTGCCATGCGCTAAACATCAAATGTAATCTAGTGCCTTTTTGTTCCTttcttattttttgaaaaaaaaaatgaaaaaaaaaacagagaaaaAACTGTTGCACATTACTAATACTCCACCCAAACGTGCCGGACCGTTAGCCTCGCTTTACAGGCCTTTGAACATAGGATTTGTTAGGATCCTGTCTTGAGTTTCGGCCGTCTAATTTCTCCTTGTTTATCCtgctcattttttttttttaattttatttttctaaaataattaaatagaaaagGCAATTATAGCAAACCTGAAATCAGTATATGGTCTCACCTTTTTCCCTGTCTTCATGAAATCTCTCCAGCTTGAAGCCTGATGACCAAGTGGAAACATAAAAAACACAATGAATAATAAACTGAAGGATGGGgtaaagaaaaaacaaagaGTAAAAAGAGTAAAACATCATAGAGACTCCAAGTCTTCACGCCAAAACACAAGCACATATTACTATCTGATGGATCCTCAAATTTGTAACAAAAAAGAGGCTTTCAcatagagaaagagagagagagaaagaggggGAGAATGATTCCTATCACTCGAGATTAAATTGTCGCAAGGAGAAACTAACCCTCGTTCTCTCGTTCCTTCCCACTGCTCCTCATGTTCACGTTTTCTCTTCCACATCTCCTTTTGTTCTTCTTCGTCCTTCTTCAATCTACCTTCCTCTTCTGATATCTAAAAGAAATGCAAACAGATAAGCACCATAAGAACAAAAATCTATGACTATAAAACCTAGCAAAGAAGGAAAATGATTCAACTTCCAGCATACTCTCATCTGcattttccttctttgccatTCTTGCTCAGTTAATATTTCTCGAACCTTCAATTTGAgagtaatatatttttaataattgaatcaAGTTAGATTAGATTCGTTTGCTTGACTCTTAAAGCTTAAAGCTCTGAAATtcgtaataaatttattatctcTCAATCCATAATTGAGATCCAATtaggaaaaattttaaaaatcaaatggatagaattcttttataatttaaacataTCATTAGGCAGAACACTTATTCGACCTATGACAAAATAAAGcccaataaataaatacattcaAAATAATTGATACAAAATATCCATCAACATAATGGAGAGCTCAGTTCACCATATAATCCAATACTATAATACATTTTTGTTTAAATAATCCAATATTATAATACATATTTGTTTAAAGAAATAATTCTTATATTATAAGGAATAAATTCTACAGTTCTCGTagagttttaaagttaaatatttaattagatcaattaaaaaaatacagataATCTTATGAAGAAGATTGGAAGTCAAGTTTTCAAGAAAATGAGCATTTGATTAAGAaagttatatattaattatagtaataattttcataattgcCTATTATTGGTACAATCCTACCAATGGAAATATACTAATCAATCAATTGGTCAAACctgtagaaaaaaataaattgagagcaaaaaaaataaattgaagctCTCACATGTCTATCCATTATACATATTTGGAGCCGACTCTATACTTGGCTCTCTTAATCCTAAGGGTTCTCTTATTCTAATCTACGAGAACCAGTGAGATATACATCATGCTTACCCATTGATTCATATCCACAAGAGCCGATAACATAATGCGTCATGCCTATCCAAGAATccacatcaagatggatttgtcaccagtaaTCCTTTAcaaatttcaatagtgtccggccCACGACGGATGatctcaggacttcctcttaaacatatcatatcatatcatatccataatgccagtGGCATAGAATGGGTGACCCtgatctttcccttacatagtgccaggggtgtagaatgggcagctTTAGTCTTTCTAcatccatcataacatatcatattcgagagctagtgggtcattcaacatccatccacaacaacagtaaacTATGCACATTCTAAAGTTTGAGCCGAAGTTATAGTCGAGATTCCCATATACCTATGATATAATCTCCTTGCGAGGAAACACAATTTATATGTCTTAATAAGCTCAATAGCCTCAGACCTATAATACATACACACATATTGCCCATCAAGAGCCTACAAGAACCACTAACTAATACAAATTACAAATTTTAGATTAGGTTTCTAAACTTTTCTACAGtcttaaaatatcaaatacatCCTTAAAATTCTATAAATATTCTATAGAGTCCTCAAACAAAAAGCATCTTAGTATAACAGTCACATTCTAAAACCTACGGATAGAAATAGGAAAACTATTAGCTTTAAATTGTACTATTCTAAAGTTAGAGTAATTAGTTTCAGGGAAGGTGCTAGTTTAACCTCGAGATAATTAGgagaggtgctagcttatccataACCGTTTGACACACAATTCGCCTATAGGTAAAGTACTAAAATTTGTGTTTAGAGGTCCAACTtacatttcatatagagttatacatGTCAAGACAAAGTTAAAATAAGAATGACCagtaatagtattttaatatctGTAAGctgtaataactgaatcatagaaatgtcaaataagaaaacagacttattttaaaataaagcatctaatatgataagcaggtcggaatcaagttagtatcgggaggtgcttaagggTTTTCCAACATGTTAGCTTGAGGTACTTATTAAAACCGACGTATTTATCtaaatgaaatgaacttctaaatgttaaaagtgtaagtttagtaggtcaatttatgattattgaaagtttaaaaactaaattgaaacatgtggaaaagtttagtaggttaaagtgtgaatatggaaagtttaaaagtaaatttcaaGTTTGGTCCTTCATCTTTTTCTACTTTTTCACCGAAACCCACAATGTGTCACCTAGCTATACATGAAGACATGACTGAGCATGAAAGAAAAAGGTTGCCTTTCATTTTCTCCATGCTAGCCGTACCTACAccaaaaagaaaagacaaagtaagttttcttcttttctttcatttccacCATATTTCTTCATAAAGATAAAATTTCCATCCATGCAAAATCATTTTCTAAGTGAAATAACCAGCAAATGAACCATAGAAAaggaggaaagaaggagagaagtttaggtgcttaagtggtaagtgatataaattaaaaattaggttAAACAAACATATTCTTCCATGTTTTCAATCAATTATATgttgttaaataaattaaaactcttgtttttcttattctttgtaaagaacAAATTCAAAAGGGGGAAGGCACATAAAAGGGAAAAGGTAAGGAAAAAGAGTAACTAAGGTGTACCTAAAACTTTTGAAAAGAATTGTACAAAAattttggtgtttgtatgaaattctgtttttcctttgattttctcatgaatatgtaaaattaggATTGATTTtgattgctgaaaatattcttttgattgtatggattcgtaatatgaatgttgaaatgaTGATTGGAAGGCTTAAAGCAAATAGATCCAACATGGGAGTTAAAAATACaaaactggcagaataggttccaaCAAGACAGCCTGTGTTGAAAGTCTCATAACTAATTGTGTAAACATTGAAATTAAGCCTAACACATACCAAAAGAAAACCGAGACAAAAAGCTAAAACTTTTCTGAGTGATAAAATTCTGAAACTATAGCTAATTGTATGTAAATTGCTAGTGAACCTAAATTGGCTACAGGGGATTGTGCATCCAGAACAGTCTGTATTACTTAGACAATAACCAATTATTCACTCATTAAAATGAATTAAGACCAGTGTCAAATGAACCCTGAGAAgtatacttaaaactttatacAGTAAACTTAAGCTTGAATCTGTATGCAAATGTATGCATACGATATgtttttttagattaaaaatagATACCAAAACTGTACTAGTTAGAACCTGATTAGGTAGcttgcaaagaaaaattcataacttaagttaggaagGTCAAAATTAGATGTAATATATCTTATTAGAAAGCTAAGACATAAATGCACAAAGTTCATGAGAAAGGTGAGTCTAATTATGTTCATAAGACACTTAGAATTGTGATAAAATCTTAGACAAAAACAAACCTAAATCTAAATGTTGACCTAAAAGGAATTGACATGTTAGATTTACAGCCAAATTACATACGTGCTAGCTTGACATGCTTGCTTTACGCACGTGCTAGCTTAATAGACTAAAACTTTACAcacatatttttaatgaagTAGTAATATATTCATGACTAAATATGGTGTATTATACACATAAGTATGTCTTTAAGGACTCGTTTTACCGACGTGCTCGCTTATGAAAAAATAGTTCGACATACTTACTTGTTTCAACATGTTAAGCatataaatgaataattttagtacaaataaataattaacaagTAAATATGCATTTTTTGTCCTAGTAAATATCGGTGGGAGTCATAGACAGAATAAGGGTATGACATGCCATATATAGTTTAGCAGTACTGCACCCTAATTggctacatgatatgatatttttGACACATTATATGTCATACAATTTCTCGGCTTTTGAGCCATACAAACACAGCATTCAGCTCCCGGACCATACAGttggcactttgtgctatacatatacagtttttccttatttagctagTTGATCTTGCGAAAAGTTTATAGGggctaaaatttaattatatgacttgttaatACCTTACAAGCATGCACACAATATGGTTATCATAATATGAATGACCTTACAGTTATACAACTGCATAACTTAATTTGCCCACTTTTCAGCCACTGACACATaaaattttcacttgtttttataaaataatttcgtTATAATTGTCATGAGTATTCTTATTTATACTTAAATGAATATATATTGTTATTCACCTATTAGGTATAAGCTCAGCGCATTGGACTTTTTCATGCGCAGATAATAGATAAAGGAAGCAACAATCAAGAGTTCTGGTTCTGCATTAGCACGGAGATATCATCATAACCAATTATTCACAAGTTTTGTACAGAGGTtgtttatgtttagtatgtACATTAGTAGTCTACCAAGAGTCTGTAAATGAGTGTTGAAAATAGTACAAATATAAACAAATGTGTTTACTATTTTAAGTTAATACGTTCTATTTATGGATTTAATAGTATGAATTGAGTaaatattgagattttatgACTATTTTTCGTAGGAATAATTGCTGATAAGCAGGGGGACTCTTGCagtttctccatttaaaaaTTGTTTTGTGAATTAACATGCATTTAaacaaactaaataataatttataatgtaaaagctaacttaagtccacatatataattgctgtaatacccggctagactccggtatcggaattcctaccgtccggtggaatctcggatgtcggaggcctctagtagggtagaatcatgttttcataagatgttttaaggtatttcatggttttaagaaaaatggaaatgagtttttgcttaaaaacaaccttgaaggaaaactcaggttcggccgccgaacctcaagttcggccgccgaacatgcatgccttcgggagtgcctttaggcccccgaaagcatacgtgaggaaagtccaagttcggccgccgaacatggcatgcatgcggaggcacgttcgacccccgaacgtggcctggccagccactataaaagggtcccttaaccgaaaacgggcgagctttttccccatttccggccaaggtgagttctccgccacccctcaccgatcttgagtcttttccttcagatctttcgagtttttcactagttttcatcttgttttgaagatttccgagttttgagcaggTTTTGGacctttgaggttcaagaactcaaatctcttccaactccaagttagatcgcctccaccctcgatcttcaagaggtaagagtcgatctctagcttacattatgttttaaacaagttttatgcaagttcatggggtagaaaatgcatgagtagcttatgttgagcttatgggtttttgatgtgattttgatcaatgtggcttgcaaatgtatgttgaatgtgttatagatggggttttagctagttgatgcccctaggaacttgtatgcttgtgtatgagtgttgtataataggtttatgcatgtttggatgagattggaggcataaatgcataggggagctgagtttttgccattatgggagaaaccaggttcggcagccgaaggaactttcggccgccgaagcttgcccccgaaaggagactttcgtctctgtctgggagtttcggccgccgaaagtgccgccgaacatgcatgagtttcgtctctgtctaggagtttcggccgccgaaggtgccgccgaacctgcctgactttcggctctggagggactttcggccgtcgaacttgccgccgaaagtgccctgtccagcccttttcttgcatgtttttctatgattgtttcatgatgttttagagggtttttggggaatagtttagagttatgttcatggatgtttggtccctcatttgagtccacctgtgtaggttcggacccgaggaaccgaggaccccagcagtgagtttgttgccccagtgtctggtcagagctacccagaggtgagtggaataaacctttatgtttttaagcaaattaatcgtatagttttgagcatgttcatgcatcatgaatgccatgtgatgaattaggttgcttgcattagaattcacgaatatgttgcattgcacattttaaatgttgatgtggatgaacgttggatgatccatagccctcgatctatgatatgacgatgtgatatgtacggtacggaaagtaagaccagtgggacccattctacgttcgctggcactatgtaagagaaagaccaggacccattctatgttctggcacagttggaccatgttatgttatgctatgtaagggaaagaccaggacccattctacgttctggcacagttggaccatatagatggctattggtgacaggtccatccttgatgtgattagctgtgatgtgatgcattccatgatccatatgatttaaatgttttattattctgctcactgggctctagtagctcacccctctcccatttccccaggattgcaggtacaaggTAGATCAGGAGACCCATaggagtaatgaagtcatgtgtatgtaatagatagtgtggacatgataaatgtattaatgttatgtaaaagtacagttttagtcatgtaatgattttGAGgatagaggttgtgcttgactatatgtatgggttatcccttttaatatatgatcttagatttttatgatgattatgcaaaccaactcaactcatgatgtatcgcccattggggcattgatgagatcctacTGAGGGATcaggattatgattatgtttatgtacagtgcatgcacaggttgagtttggttgatgtatatggaaaggaaagttttaaatttttatgcattttgttgatcatatatgggattatacaggttttcaggtttcatgtcaggcttgctacgggtcccggcggccttaagccgacctggatcctagcgccggtagcggtcagattttcgggtcgttacagaatggtatcagagccctaggttcataggatcagacctagagtgtcgggctcatagatgttatagaaggtcaagcacaataggaaagatcatgtccactaggataggatgttgagtcctgtcttgtatgatgatgtgaaatgccatgaatatatgcatgtgcattgatgatatgatatgaatgatgtatatgtgatgagggttcatgtgtgcccacatgaaccatatgatgctgatgtttgtgtgatgtgtactgtttttcagaaaacaggatgagaggaacccgtcgatcggcaagattgaccggagtaccacctgaggatgagggcacgagcgcccgtcctcctacattgcctagggcaatgtcttgtagagcaaacagagaaagagtgtcaagggaccctagaaggtcttttgatgctagcagaagggggacagatagagggggaagttcttcagatgtgagggaggttgcagaagaggatcagaggagggatgggaacctggatgttagCATAGAGGAAGAAGGGataggggagtctcagggaggcattcaggcctcggggtatggttttccaccccactatccacccttcccacagggttcagggtatccgatgggaggtacatcggattactccagctttaacccctaccctacctacatgccttatccacctttctatccaccttacacacagtacccagcttatccaccctcacccttctatccaaacccggcaaaccccacctcgggggatgctgcacccccacctccaccacctacagaaccagcagccccagttactcaacctcctagacctagcttagtcggtgggagcaaggtaaagatgacagattacctcaagctggatgctcccaaatacaagtcaggggatgacccctttgagtatctgagagtagtgaagaccataactgatgagctaggggcgaatgatagcagggccattcagatggcagggttcaccttaaagtgcaagaaggcacgggaattgtaatacccggctagactccggtatcggaattcctaccgtccggtggaatctcggatgtcggaagcctctagtagggtagaaacatgttttcataaaatgttttaaggtatttcatggttttaagtatgaaaatttaatgagtttttgcatgaaaagtctttggaggaaaacccaggttcggccgccgaaagtcaagttcggccgccgaacatgcatgcgttttggaggcacgttaggcccccgaaagtatgagggagggaagtccaggttcggccgccgaaacccaagttcggccgccgaacatggcatgcatgcggaggcactttcggcccccgaacgtggcctggccagccacctataaaagggtcgcttagccgaaatgggcgagctttctcccattttcggccatagctagcttccgacctccctctccccagatcttgtgttctttctccaaatctcctccatttttcttgagttttcacctctcattgcaagttttgagcatttaagacaaattttggagctttgggaactcaggagctcatttgcttggatctccgagtttaggtcgtctctctctctatcatcaagaggtaagagccgatcttaagctcattgtatgttttaagtaagttttaagttgttttatggggtagaatggcatgtatagggttgtatgagtttttaagcaaatgttgtgtttttgaacaatgtggcatgtttgaagtgttgtagttggggtatttgctagtttgagacccctaggtgtgatgtatgatgtgtatgcatattttagaacaagtttatgcatgattggttagtttttggaggcataaatgcattagggagccaagtttctgccctttggcagaaaccaggttcggcagccgaaggagctttcggccgccgaacatggttggGGAGgaaggcctttcggctgccgaagttgcccccgaaaagagactttcgtctctgtctgggactttcggccgccgaaggtgccgccaaacatgcatgagtttcgcctctgtctgggagtttcggccgccgaaggtgccgccgaacctgcctgactttcggctctggagggactttcggccgccgaacctgccgccgaaagtgccctgtccagccatttcttgcatgtttttatgtagttgttttatgatgttttagggggtttttggggagtatattagagttatg
Encoded proteins:
- the LOC122725027 gene encoding uncharacterized protein LOC122725027; translated protein: ITLKLKVREILTEQEWQRRKMQMRISEEEGRLKKDEEEQKEMWKRKREHEEQWEGTRERGLASSWRDFMKTGKKVRPYTDFRFAIIAFSI